The genome window ttatttcatttttctacaaataaaaacttaattttaaagATGCTATAATACTACACAAATTCTAAACATGGTCGTTTTTATGTGTGAAATAATGTACTGAATGTACTGCTATGTCTGTAATTTTTTCCGTTCTGTCTCAGCTCACCCAGTACGGAGGAGGATCTCTGCGTGGGGTTGTGCTGCAGTGACTCTGGGTGTGTGGCTTTTATCTCTGGCCCTGGCTGCACCTCCGTCTATCTACACACGCTATCTGGACCTGCAACCCAGTGGCATTGACCTGGTAGTGTGTGAGGAATTCTGGCCAAATAGTGGCAATCTGCGGCTGCTCTACTCTTGTTTCATTCTCATAGCCTCCTACATGATCCCGCTGCTGTCCGTCAGTGTATCCTACTGTGCCATCACTGTCAGCCTAAAACGCTATTCAGTACCTGGAGAGCCATCCAACAGCCAGCAGCGCTGGAGccaaaggaggaagaggacctTCTCTTTGCTGGTGGCCTCAGTGCTGGCCTTCGCTCTGTGTTGGATGCCCCTGCAGGTGAGTCTTGGATCTAGAAACTAAAGCCAAAACTAAAGCCAAACTGCGAGGCATTCTTAGCCAGACTAATCATTACTCCTTGTCTGACCTTCTAAGTGGAATTTGAGGAAGATCATGATTGGGGAGTTAGGCttgagacagagatgaagtTTGCATTTATCTGTAGGTATCTGTTAGCAAATCATAAACTCAACAGCAGTGATATGAAAAGAGTGACGCTTTAACTGTCCATGAGATGATTCAGTTTTATACATCATTAACCACAGAAGCTTATTATCAGATAATTGTCTACCAAACCAACATTACATCCACAATGAGCCAtgcaaaacaaactaacaaattaGGATTTCATCATCATATTAATGGAGGTAGAGGGCAGGGTTTACATTCCAGTAGGGTTGCACAGACCTGGGGCTCCGTTTCTCAAAAGCATTTTGGGAGAACTGGCTACATACAGATCACAAATGGTGGCAGCATGACATTTCACAACTGATCTGTCTCATGCAAATTGCAGATATATTTGTGAATCCTACAGGGCTGCAGGAGTTGCAAGTATGGCACAAGTTGAGTGTATTTTAAGAATTCATTACAGACTCAATGCAATTTTATACGACCAGGGCTGTAACATAAGTTTTTCCATGTCACTGTGTAGGTGCTGAACCTGTTGCTGGACCTGGACACAGACTTCCACATCATGGGGAAGCGCTACATAAACGTCTTACAAGTCTGCTGTCATTTAGTGGCTATGAGCTCTGCGTGTTACAACCCCTTCATCTACGCCTCACTGCACAGCAAGGTGCGCATGCACCTGAAAGGCTACCTCTGTCCTTGTCGCAATCGTCAGAGGGGGATTGTGGAGAGAGCAACGTCCAGGAGCTGATATCCGACCGTGCCCGCTATACAACTGCTGAAGCAGCTCTTGATATGCAGAGCCCTGTCCTTACCCACAAGCTAACACCTGCACCCCTAACACCGATGTTAATGTCTGAGGTGTCCAGGAGAAAATAAGACAACTGCTCAACATCCATTTAAACCAGATTTATCCATGTATTTCCAGCATTTTGTGTCTTCAAGACAGTTCGTCGTCTCTTGTACAGTGTCACCAGAGGCAGTGCTAAATAAGGCCATTTATGACAAACAGGCAAAGACGCAGATCCAGACCAGACTGTAGTGTAgtatgatgatgaagaagattAAGCCATCCATTGGGATCCCTATGTTTTTCTTGGATGGCCAAGCTGCTGGCATAGACACTAAGCTGAtcctgcagctttaaaaaggcCAGCAGGGGCATAAACAGACCCTCAGGCTGAGGGGCTCTATAGCAGACTTGCTGGAGGCTGAGACCTGGTGACAGGGCCTGGTTATACTTAAACAGTAGATGCTTGACTTCAGGGAGCTGACCAAACATTGAACTCTTCTCACCAGACATGGGTTACAGACCAAGAAGATGGCACtatgtgattgttttgttttgtttttttgtttgttttttttgtcccttGTACTGAATGTCTGTGCttcaaaatcttatttttaatATCAGTTATGGCTCTCTTGTCTTAGATATGacataaattatattaaatttatTATGTTGATATACACATGTATTTgctatttttaatgttattatgtAGTATTTCTTCTCTATGATTTGTCTTTACAGTctaactgtgtgtcatctgtgcACATGGATAAataagtttgtgtttgtggataCATATGTAGTGTGAACAGTTTGTGTGGAAAAGATCAATATGTATAGCAGTGGGAGAAGAAATCTGCAGCTTATATGTCACCTTCAAACCTCTGTTTGTAAAATTTAATCAACACCAAATTCATAAAGGTGTTACCTGATGAACAAAGTCTCAGTGCTTTGGCTCTGTCTGGAAAACAAGCTTGACACATTGATCAACTTAATATTCAGAGCATGAACAATAAAGTCACCTATAAGCATGACTGTGCTGTCGCCACTGCCGTTCAGTTCCTGTCAAGTGtgattaatgttttctttatttgtcgGAGCCTGGTtatcaagtacatttttaaacatgttaacatttccTGTTAAAAGACTCACCAGAGAACTGGCTAATAATCTAAATGACATTTAAGCAGCATTAATTATGTTCAATTAGTCATTCAGAGTTCTacagttttcattattattgctGCTTATGATAAAAGGGATATATTTTTCTACTGTTAACTGGATGGGATGTAACAATGCATTACACACAATAAAAGTATCATTGTGCAGGGCAGAATGTCCAAAACACCATTTGTTCGGCAGGAACAAGAATACTCAGTGTAGCTTTAGTGCAAGCTAACAATCCCCAGCTCTCCAGCCAATACTGCTGATGTCAACTGTCACCTTTTAACAATCTGATTACTTTGCTGTCTGTTGCTCGGCAGCTGGGTTGCCCAGGCTTTTTAAGTGAGACTACATTCAGCTCTACTCAATTCGATTTTCCCCCTGATGCTCTTCCAGAAAGGGTGTGCAAGAgttattagttttgtttttaagaagtGAGGTCAGTTGTTTGAAAGGTGAATTTCACCTTCCTCCAAAGCCATAATGCCATGCACAATGTCAATCCACAGTTAAAGCCCATCTGAAATCTTCAGTATGATTAAATGAGCAGGTTAAAGTTTGGGGGGGAAAGACATCCTTAGTTCTTATTTAtcaagagtttaacactcaaaaactcagctaatttGCTTTATCATAACTTTGTGGGTGTGacttgatcagatttgattgacattgGTGGTAACATGagcaaacaaccccacaactgtcGTCACATTTTGATTTCAAATATTGCTacatcctgattggtgcatggacctttttttttttgagaagaacacagaaaaaaacagaaatacagaaatctctgaAGTGAAATAACTAAAACTCTTTacactttggcagaaaattgtgcAGTAATGTAGGACCCAATTGCTCTGAGTAAAACACTTATGTCTTGTTAGCCATGGATTtattataagaactggataccagACTCGAAGATGGCGCCCACTCACTTGAATGAAAATTGCTTGCCAAACACAAGTTCACTTCCGCGTTGTGCATCCCACTGCACATGAACATTATTGTTTCTCCCACTGGCCCTACCCACTCATTCCTGTTTGGTCTGTTGACTTTACATTAGGATGATGTCATGCtaataaaaaaatgcttttctaggctctgggaaagttttacaaatataaaaacctCCATAAATTAAAAACTCATGATACAAAGAGTAGTAAATGACTTTGTTTGGAGttcgaggtgtcctgtcaacagtttcaCAGACATCTCTCTGTGGGGCAAATGCTTTTTTTGGCTtcaggggatttttttttgttgcagtaccACAGTTGGCCACTGGGACAAAGTGGCAGCAAGGCTTAGCGTTGAAGTCGTATCCATCGCTCTTACTTCCATGAGGAAAACATAATTTGAGCAGTTTGGCGGAAGCAGTGATTTCATTGTAATAGCATATTGGAGCTGTAATAGTGCTCACTATTAATCAAGGATTAGGTCAccctaaaaatgtaattttgtcatTATACAGGCACACCCAGTCAACATCAAATTAGATGTTGAAGTTTGTGTATCAATACAGTAAATAAGCTGCTTCAGCTTTGTTTCAACCTTCTCCAAAACTACAGAAGTGCCCAGATCCTCATAATTTTTGTCTACAAAGGccaaaaatgaacaaagaacAAACATCTCAAGCAGTATAATCAAAGCCAAATTATTGCACTGTGGGTGCAAAAGTCCAATATTAGAGTATTATTCTTCTGCCTCTCACGGTCATCAGTAACAAGCTATACTAAGCTTTCAAAAATCTTGTTAATACAAGTCTAATAAATGCAGAGTGCACTTAAACAACACACCTTTGGGAAAGAATAGAGCTCTGAAGATTTTTCACGGCCACTTCTGTTGTTTGGATAAACAACATATTGGATCTTGGATGTTGTCCCCATATGGGAAACAATAGGGAAACATCCAatatgttaaaaacatttagaaTTTATGTTTGAATAATTTGTCTTAATGTAAAACCTTTAGCTGCTTGATGTTCCACTGTCTTCACCAGCTCATTGTTAACTTTGtcagtctgctgtttgttgctgggcAGGTGGCatgcagtgggtttatcagaggtTATGAGAAAGGAAACAAGCTTGATGAGAGTGGAGTTTGAGgaatggaaaaccaaaacaagttaaaagaagcaaaaacacTTTACAGAGCTgaaagggaactgcagagttgggtgataagtCTCTCTGGGTTGAGTCGCTTGTTTTGATTATTGAAAACATACTGTgcaagaaacacaaatacacactcaaaACCCAAAACggatattttaaacatttatgtcACATATTTGAAAAAGGTGATTTACTGTAATTGAACTGTGACAGCCTGCATGTCTGTGGTTACAGTAGTATATAGGGAAAATTAAATATCCTGCTTATTGTTTTGctaatgaaatgt of Siniperca chuatsi isolate FFG_IHB_CAS linkage group LG7, ASM2008510v1, whole genome shotgun sequence contains these proteins:
- the si:dkey-202l22.3 gene encoding 7 transmembrane receptor domain-containing protein — encoded protein: MDILMDEDFNVTGNTSQGKGLERLDRSKSQGLNHSDPLDMFIGMELLLRYKPLFLPLYCLIVVVAGVGNSFLLACILADKKLHNATNFFIGNLAAGDLLMCLSCVPLTVSYAFDSHGWAFGRPLCHLVPLLQCATVFASVLSLTAIAVDRYIVVAHPVRRRISAWGCAAVTLGVWLLSLALAAPPSIYTRYLDLQPSGIDLVVCEEFWPNSGNLRLLYSCFILIASYMIPLLSVSVSYCAITVSLKRYSVPGEPSNSQQRWSQRRKRTFSLLVASVLAFALCWMPLQVLNLLLDLDTDFHIMGKRYINVLQVCCHLVAMSSACYNPFIYASLHSKVRMHLKGYLCPCRNRQRGIVERATSRS